Sequence from the Candidatus Methylomirabilota bacterium genome:
GACCTAGCCGATTCTCAGTCGTTCGCGCCTCGACCTCATGCCGAGCAACCGCACCCTCTCATCCTGTCCTGACTCCCCAAACTGCATCTCCTCACTGGCCGGCGACGCCAAGCATTACGTGGCGCCCCTGCAATACACAGAGGGCCTGCATGAGGCAAGGGAGCTGCTGCGTTCCATTCTCCGGTCGATGAAGCGGGTGAGAATCGTCGTCGAGGAGCCGACCTATATCCATGCAGAGTTCACATCGGCCCTGTTTCGATTTGTCGATGACGTTGAGTTCCTATTTGCTGAGCCTGAGAACGTCATCCATGTGCGATCCGCCTCCCGGGTCGGGTATTACGATTTCGGGGCCAATCAAAAGCGCATCGAGCGGATTCGCAACTTTCTCTCCGGTCGTCACGCAATGAGGTAGGGTGCGCAGTGGGCCTGCTGCCCGTTACCCCTGACACCTCCCCACGGACTGCCTAGCCTTTGCCCTGCTCGGCTGGTTCTTTCTTCTGCTACTGAGGATTTGGGGGAATTGTTGATGCGTATCGGACCGCCAAGCGAATCAACGCTGCCACTGCGGACCCCCAATGGGCACGCGTCACGAATCGTCCCTCGGTCCAGGTTGGGGCATGTATGATTGCAAGACCTGACCCCAACTGTGACCCCAACTGGGACCCCCAACTGGCCATTTGGGCTTCGCGCCGCGATGGGTCATCCTGTTTGTTTTGTCAGCCTTTTTCATCTTCATTCGCATCCAGGTCGTGGTTCGCCACGGTAGAAGTCATGGCGCACCACAAGCGCCATTATTTTTGAGGAAATTGAACTTCTCCGCATATTGCAAAACTGTCCATACGAAAGCGGAATGGCTCCATGTCAGCGGGGAAACGGAAAGAGGACGACCACTCACAGGATGCACCTGCTCCGCGAGCACGCCGGAGGGCAGTGCATTTTTCGCGCACCACTCCAAGTAGGGAACAGCCTCGTGGAGTTCCCCCAGACTTTCAGCACGGGCGATGAAGCACTCTCCCAGCCAAAGCGTTGAGATGAACCAGGGATTGCCGGCGACATCCTTTGGACAATCCTTCGGCCGTTGGTAGCGATCATCCTGAAATCGGGCACAGCCCCCAATGCGAGTTTTGAGCCACAACTGCCGACGTATGGCC
This genomic interval carries:
- a CDS encoding DUF1499 domain-containing protein; its protein translation is MPSNRTLSSCPDSPNCISSLAGDAKHYVAPLQYTEGLHEARELLRSILRSMKRVRIVVEEPTYIHAEFTSALFRFVDDVEFLFAEPENVIHVRSASRVGYYDFGANQKRIERIRNFLSGRHAMR